One region of Ptiloglossa arizonensis isolate GNS036 chromosome 8, iyPtiAriz1_principal, whole genome shotgun sequence genomic DNA includes:
- the LOC143150097 gene encoding pyruvate dehydrogenase phosphatase regulatory subunit, mitochondrial-like — protein sequence MLRHMYSKCIYKPFLKQKNLKANRNYLSNVTYKNGTLTLGQVNKSKNCRKFNNNSYFPPQAITLPSQSQIVIAGAGTVANSVAYHLVINGWTDILVLEQDRIGSGTSHFGSGILGLLKPISHRNLISYSIKLYQQLQEMGYNIGLKQCGSINLAQTKDRMIALKRRMAYNVPKGLHCEILGREQLKQLHPYLNIEDIEGAIWVPEDTIADSSAVCETLAKLAKIGGAKYIEKCRIEEVHTENGAVKSVKTEHGLIQCEYFVNCAGMWARELGLRCSPPVRIPAYPAEHFYAIACPFPPNSNITLPYIRDFDSHSYMREWQASLLVGWFEPESKPAFENGTVPTRSWKNYLKNNSSHWKPLWDKVVHRLPILKDIKPDVYNCPDNFTPDGRWILGESPEVKNYFVAVGMNGNSLQGAGGIGKEVAACLINGESTQELLPFSVQRFLDLHSSKRYLQQRTKEIVGRNYAILYPHQCEYKYARKLRCSPLYSVLEERGAIFGVKMAYERPLYFDSTYRRGQKKPVMPPGSFYKPKFFDFMREEFLACKEGVGIIDMSSFSKIKIKSSHWEVVEYLQQLCSNDANIPVGGIVHTGMQNERGGYENDCLLVRQSENSYFMVSPTSQQTRIYQWMSRHLPADHSVGLNDVTSKYTVINLVGPKATELLSELSNSNINLSPFTYKTANVAYASDVMIMSFTNTGESGYCLYIPSEYALHVYSRLMEVGKDYGVRDVGVLTQRFMRIERFIPFWAEELTPFVTPYEAGSGYSVKLNKEYFIGKFALQRQKEQGVTKRLVLFIVNELDINKNVWPWGGEPIYRNNEFVGTVTSAGYGFATEKHICLGFISSPGLRHMPCDTNIVTTDFIMDSTAHYEIDIAGTRFPAKPHIRPLPIPTLNNKLNKKYIPTPVITYESDLSR from the exons ATGCTTAGACACATGTACTCGAAATGTATTTACAAAccatttttaaaacaaaaaaatttgaaagctaatagaaattatttaagtAATGTAACCTATAAAAATGGAACGCTTACACTTGGACAAGTTAACAAAAGCAAGAACTGTAGGAAATTTAACAATAACTCCTACTTTCCACCTCAAGCAATAACATTACCCTCACAATCGCAAATTGTTATTGCTGGTGCGGGAACAGTTGCTAATTCAGTCGCTTATCATCTTGTTATTAATGGGTGGACTGACATACTCGTCTTGGAACAAGATAG gaTTGGAAGTGGAACATCCCATTTTGGCTCTGGCATACTAGGTCTCCTTAAACCAATATCACAcagaaatttgatttcttaCAGTATTAAATTATATCAACAACTACAAGAAATGGGATATAATATTGGACTGAAACAATGTGGTAGCATAAACTTAGCTCAAACCAAAGACAGAATGATAGCTTTAAAACGAAGAATGGCTTATAATGTACCTAAAGGTTTACATTGTGAA ATTTTGGGCAGAGAACAATTAAAGCAATTACATCCATATTTGAACATTGAAGATATTGAAGGTGCAATCTGGGTACCTGAAGATACAATAGCAGATTCTAGTGCAGTTTGTGAAACTTTAGCTAAATTAGCAAAAATTGGTGGAgcaaaatatattgaaaagtgCAGGATAGAAGAAGTACATACTGAAAATGGAGCTGTGAAAAGTGTAAAAACTGAACATGGTTTAATtcaatgcgaatattttgttaacTGTGCAGGAATG TGGGCACGTGAATTAGGATTGCGATGTAGTCCACCAGTAAGAATCCCAGCATACCCTGCAGAACATTTTTATGCTATTGCATGTCCTTTTCCACCGAATTCAAATATAACTTTACCATATATACGAGATTTTGATTCACACTCATATATGAGAGAATGGCAAG CAAGTTTATTAGTTGGCTGGTTTGAACCAGAATCTAAACCTGCATTTGAAAATGGTACTGTTCCTACGAGAAGCTGGAAAAACtatcttaaaaataattcatcaCATTGGAAACCTCTATGGGATAAAGTGGTACATAGGTTACCAATTTTAAAAGACATAAAACCAGATGTGTATAATTGTCCTGATAATTTTACACCAGATGGTAGATGGATATTAGGGGAGAGTCCAGAAGTAAAGAATTATTTTGTTGCTGTTGGCATGAATGGAAATTCATTACAAG GAGCAGGAGGAATAGGTAAAGAAGTTGCTGCATGCTTAATAAATGGTGAATCTACACAAGAATTACTTCCCTTCAGTGTACAAAGATTTTTAGACTTGCATAGTAGTAAACGATATTTACAACAAAGGACAAAAGAAATAGTTGGTAGAAATTATGCAATCTTATATCCTCATCAATGCGAGTATAAATATGCTCGAAAGTTGCGTTGCTCGCCTTTATACTCTGTTCTTGAAGAGAGGGGTGCTATTTTTGGTGTGAAGATGGCTTATGAGCGGCCACTTTATTTTGATTCGACTTATAGAA GAGGACAAAAGAAGCCAGTCATGCCACCAGGTAGCTTTTACAAACCTAAGTTTTTCGATTTTATGAGAGAAGAATTTTTAGCATGCAAAGAAGGAGTAGGAATAATAGATATGAgttcattttcaaaaataaaaattaaa TCTAGTCATTGGGAAGTTGTAGAATATCTTCAGCAATTATGTTCTAATGATGCAAATATACCAGTTGGTGGTATAGTGCACACTGGAATGCAGAATGAAAGAGGTGGATATGAAAATGACTGTCTCTTAGTAAGACAGTCGGAAAATAGTTATTTTATGGTTTCACCTACGTCACAACAAACACGTATTTACCAATGGATGTCTAG ACATTTACCAGCAGATCATTCAGTAGGCCTTAATGATGTAACTTCAAAATATACTGTCATTAACTTAGTAGGGCCTAAAGCAACAGAACTACTTTCAGAACTTTCTAATTCTAACATTAATCTTTCTCCTTTCACATACAAG ACTGCAAATGTAGCATATGCTTCAGATGTAATGATAATGTCATTCACGAATACTGGTGAATCTGGTTATTGTTTATATATACCTTCTGAGTATGCACTTCACGTTTACTCCAGACTAATGGAAGTAGGCAAAGATTATGGAGTGCGAGATGTAGGTGTACTGACACAACGTTTCATGCGAATAGAaaggtttattcctttttgggCAGAAGAATTGACACCATTTGTTACTCCATATGAAGCTGGAAGTGGATACAGTGTAAAATTAAAT aaagaatattttattggaaaatttgcCTTACAACGTCAGAAAGAACAAGGTGTGACAAAACGATTAGTATTATTCATTGTTAATGAATTGGATATAAACAAGAATGTATGGCCATGGGGTGGTGAGCCTATTTATCGAAACAATGAATTCGTAGGAACTGTTACATCAGCTGG GTATGGTTTTGCAACAGAAAAACATATTTGTCTTGGTTTTATCAGCTCTCCTGGACTAAGGCACATGCCATGCGACACAAATATTGTTACAACAGATTTTATCATGGACTCTACAGCCCATTATGAAATCGATATCGCTGGCACCAGATTTCCCGCAAAACCTCACATTCGTCCTTTACCTATACCGacattgaataataaattaaacaaaaaatatattcctACCCCTGTTATTACATACGAGAGCGATCTGTCTCGTTAA